In Synechocystis sp. PCC 6714, the following are encoded in one genomic region:
- the cysC gene encoding adenylyl-sulfate kinase, translated as MQQRGVTIWLTGLSGAGKTTITHALEKKLRDSGHRLEVLDGDVVRTNLTKGLGFSKEDRDTNIRRIGFVSHLLTRNGVIVLVSAISPYRAIREEVKQTIEDFLEVFVNAPLAVCEERDVKGLYAKARSGEIKGFTGIDDPYEPPTSPDVECRTDLEELDESVGKIWQKLVDLNYIEG; from the coding sequence ATGCAACAACGTGGTGTAACAATCTGGTTAACGGGACTGAGTGGAGCGGGGAAAACCACCATTACTCATGCGTTAGAAAAAAAATTACGGGATAGCGGCCACCGTCTGGAAGTTTTGGATGGTGATGTGGTACGCACTAACCTGACCAAAGGACTGGGTTTTAGCAAGGAAGACCGGGATACCAACATTCGGCGCATTGGTTTTGTATCCCATTTGCTTACCCGCAATGGCGTGATTGTTTTAGTTTCTGCCATTTCCCCCTACCGAGCCATCCGGGAAGAAGTTAAACAGACCATTGAGGATTTCCTGGAAGTATTTGTTAATGCGCCCCTGGCCGTTTGTGAAGAGCGGGATGTCAAAGGTCTATACGCCAAAGCCCGCAGTGGAGAAATTAAAGGTTTCACTGGCATTGATGACCCCTACGAACCCCCCACCAGCCCCGATGTGGAGTGCCGCACAGATCTAGAGGAACTAGATGAGAGCGTAGGCAAAATTTGGCAAAAGCTAGTGGATCTCAACTATATCGAGGGCTAA
- a CDS encoding choice-of-anchor I family protein, translating to MTINSGVSLISKIGGFASSNGAEIPAFDPGTKRLFVVAGELIEILDLGDPTSPIKIGDLGINFNDIPSGFSPVPNSVAVGKTGTPSAGIVAVSLAIRDDLNNQEAGQVQFFDAATGEFLGKVLVGFLPDMITFSPDGTKVLTANEGEPNESYTVDPVGSVSIIDINGGFANLSSQTATFDSFNGQKTELQSSGVRLFGQIFDNNGNFVRNSTVAEDVEPEYIAFSGDGTKAWVTLQENNAVAVIDIATATVEVILPLGFKDHSLPGNGLDASDRDGGINIQNWPIFGMYMPDSIASFTVGDQTYYITANEGDARNRPSGDDILPSPFDGEGDIFVEEARIKDLVLDPIAFPNAAELQADANLGRLTVTTKFGDIDGDGDFDELYVYGSRSFSIWNQNGSLVYDSGEDFERIIAEAVPEFFSASNDNNSFDNRSDNKGPEPEGVTVGTIDGRTYAFVGLERIGGVMVYDVTNPEAPEFVQYINPRDFTVDPESNLTDSGPEGLIFIDAADSPNGKPLLVVSNEVSQTTAIFEVNVPTPQPFTLQLFHASDQEGGVPALDDAPRFSAVLNALLQQDIDSDGVPGFANNLILSSGDAYIPGLFFGASADVFGGLGRADILIQNQLGFQAIAFGNHEFDLGTGLIADLIGGDPADNFPGANFPYLSSNLDFTTDGNLSPLITADGQEASTIPGKIAASTIITVNGEKIGIVGATTPTLRTISSPGNVGVFPSPFGGTPSAEELDALAAIIQADVDALLLANPGLNKVILLSHMQQISIEQELASRLSHVDIIVAGGSNTRLVDEDDRLRAGDTAQGIYPIIKTGADGKPVAVVNTDGNYKYVGRLVIDFDGEGVIVPESYDPNISGVYATDEQGVADLNAAGLIDPEIQAIVNQLREVIVAKESNVFGISNVYLEGSRPAIRQQETNLGNLTADANLAIAKTIDSSVVISLKNGGGIRDDIGQVLTPPGGTGEPERLPNEAVTDAEGNIIKPEGGISETDIANALSFNNGLSLITVTAAELLALVEHGVAASDGTNQQGRFPQVSGFAFSFDLNRAPGDQVLSLAIEDETGKDLDVVVRNGELVGDPSRTFRMVTLGFLADGGDGYPFPMGASTNRVDLNESTDAPRTGLATFAPDGSEQDVLAEYLAANFNSPETAFNQADTSPEFDTRIQNLAFRIDSVIDPIDPIANEIGVVAENGFFFVLFPNGDEVQLKFNNQPFASNTFGNWQILEAETVNGINQVLWQNSDLGQIGVWNADSNWNWISSETWPTNSFNTLQAEVTFQIDINNDDLLGDRLMNVETQGNVSLLEGIFGNYYVETGDDLTTPIKYLGEAFDNNLGNWQALAAETVQGINQVLWQNLDTNQIGVWNTSSNWNWISSNVFDAGSPEAIAQAGIFGVNIGGTMVA from the coding sequence ATGACCATTAACAGCGGCGTTAGTTTGATTAGCAAAATTGGCGGCTTTGCCAGTAGCAATGGGGCAGAAATTCCCGCCTTTGACCCCGGTACTAAGCGCCTATTTGTGGTCGCCGGTGAATTAATCGAGATTCTAGATCTAGGTGACCCCACTAGCCCAATTAAGATCGGGGATTTAGGGATCAATTTCAATGACATTCCCTCCGGTTTTAGCCCCGTGCCCAATAGTGTGGCCGTGGGTAAGACTGGCACCCCCAGCGCAGGGATTGTGGCCGTATCTTTAGCAATTCGAGATGACTTGAATAACCAAGAAGCCGGTCAAGTGCAGTTCTTCGATGCGGCCACCGGCGAGTTCCTGGGCAAAGTTCTGGTGGGCTTTTTGCCCGATATGATCACCTTTAGCCCTGACGGGACGAAGGTTTTAACCGCCAACGAAGGGGAACCAAACGAAAGCTATACAGTGGATCCCGTTGGTTCGGTCAGCATTATTGATATTAACGGCGGATTTGCTAATCTCAGCTCCCAGACAGCGACTTTTGACAGTTTTAATGGTCAGAAAACTGAGTTGCAATCCTCTGGAGTAAGACTTTTCGGGCAAATTTTTGATAATAACGGCAACTTTGTGCGGAATAGTACCGTAGCTGAAGACGTGGAGCCGGAATATATTGCTTTTAGCGGTGATGGCACCAAAGCTTGGGTGACTTTACAGGAAAATAATGCCGTTGCAGTGATTGATATAGCTACCGCTACGGTGGAGGTAATTCTACCCCTTGGTTTTAAGGACCACAGCTTGCCAGGCAATGGATTGGACGCCAGTGACCGTGACGGCGGAATTAATATTCAAAATTGGCCTATTTTCGGGATGTATATGCCCGATAGCATTGCTTCTTTTACCGTTGGCGACCAAACTTACTATATAACTGCCAACGAAGGGGATGCTCGCAATCGTCCTTCCGGTGATGATATCTTACCCTCTCCCTTTGATGGTGAAGGGGATATTTTTGTTGAAGAAGCTCGGATTAAAGATTTAGTTCTGGATCCCATCGCTTTTCCCAATGCGGCAGAGTTACAAGCAGATGCTAACCTTGGCCGTTTGACGGTAACGACAAAATTTGGGGACATTGATGGGGATGGGGATTTTGACGAACTTTATGTCTATGGTTCCCGTTCTTTTTCCATTTGGAATCAAAATGGCAGTTTAGTTTATGACAGTGGCGAAGATTTCGAGCGGATCATTGCCGAAGCAGTGCCGGAGTTTTTCAGTGCTAGCAACGACAATAACAGTTTCGACAACCGTAGTGATAATAAAGGGCCTGAACCGGAAGGGGTGACAGTAGGCACCATCGATGGCCGCACCTACGCCTTTGTGGGGCTAGAGCGCATTGGTGGCGTAATGGTTTATGACGTAACCAACCCTGAAGCCCCTGAGTTTGTGCAGTACATTAACCCCCGGGATTTTACCGTCGATCCAGAGTCTAATTTGACCGATTCCGGCCCGGAGGGATTAATCTTCATCGATGCCGCCGACAGTCCCAACGGTAAGCCATTGCTGGTGGTGAGCAATGAGGTGAGTCAAACCACTGCCATTTTTGAGGTTAATGTACCCACTCCCCAACCTTTCACCCTGCAATTGTTCCATGCTTCTGACCAGGAGGGGGGAGTGCCGGCTTTGGATGATGCGCCCCGGTTTTCCGCTGTGCTCAATGCCCTACTGCAACAGGATATTGACAGTGATGGTGTGCCCGGTTTTGCTAATAATCTAATTTTGTCTTCCGGTGATGCCTACATCCCTGGATTATTTTTCGGTGCATCGGCAGACGTTTTCGGTGGTTTAGGCCGGGCGGATATTCTTATCCAAAATCAATTAGGATTCCAGGCGATCGCCTTTGGCAACCATGAATTTGACTTGGGCACAGGGTTGATCGCGGATTTGATTGGGGGCGATCCGGCGGATAATTTCCCTGGGGCAAACTTTCCCTACCTAAGTAGCAATCTAGACTTCACTACTGATGGCAATTTAAGCCCTTTGATCACAGCGGATGGCCAGGAAGCCAGCACCATTCCCGGCAAAATCGCTGCCAGCACCATCATCACCGTCAATGGAGAAAAAATTGGCATTGTCGGGGCCACTACACCCACCCTAAGGACAATTTCTAGCCCCGGTAATGTGGGTGTTTTCCCCAGTCCCTTTGGCGGAACTCCCAGTGCCGAAGAGTTGGACGCATTGGCCGCGATCATTCAAGCAGATGTGGATGCGTTGCTGTTGGCCAACCCCGGGCTCAACAAAGTAATACTTCTGTCTCATATGCAACAGATCAGCATTGAACAGGAATTGGCTTCCCGCCTCAGCCACGTTGATATTATTGTGGCCGGTGGTTCCAATACCCGTTTAGTGGATGAAGACGATCGCCTCCGGGCTGGGGACACAGCCCAGGGTATCTACCCCATTATCAAAACTGGGGCGGATGGTAAACCCGTAGCCGTGGTCAATACCGATGGTAACTATAAATATGTCGGTCGTCTGGTGATCGATTTTGACGGGGAAGGGGTAATCGTTCCTGAAAGCTATGATCCCAACATCAGTGGAGTCTATGCCACCGATGAGCAGGGGGTGGCGGATCTCAATGCCGCTGGACTGATTGACCCGGAAATCCAAGCCATTGTGAACCAACTACGGGAAGTCATTGTGGCCAAAGAAAGTAATGTATTTGGTATCAGTAATGTGTACCTCGAAGGTTCCCGCCCAGCCATTCGTCAGCAAGAAACTAATCTGGGGAACCTTACCGCCGATGCCAACTTGGCGATCGCTAAAACCATCGATTCCTCTGTAGTTATTTCCCTAAAAAATGGGGGCGGTATTCGGGATGACATCGGCCAAGTTTTAACTCCTCCTGGAGGAACTGGAGAACCAGAACGACTTCCCAACGAAGCCGTCACCGATGCAGAGGGCAATATTATTAAGCCCGAAGGGGGAATTTCTGAAACTGATATTGCCAATGCCCTCAGTTTTAACAATGGCCTGAGTTTAATCACTGTCACCGCTGCTGAATTACTGGCCCTAGTGGAACACGGGGTGGCCGCTAGTGATGGCACTAATCAACAGGGTCGTTTTCCCCAAGTCAGTGGCTTTGCCTTCAGTTTTGACCTTAACCGTGCCCCTGGCGATCAGGTTCTTTCCCTGGCGATCGAAGATGAAACAGGCAAAGACTTGGATGTTGTGGTGCGAAATGGCGAATTGGTTGGAGATCCTAGCCGCACCTTCCGCATGGTCACCCTGGGCTTTTTGGCCGATGGTGGTGATGGTTACCCCTTCCCCATGGGAGCATCAACTAACAGGGTGGATTTGAACGAATCTACCGATGCTCCCCGCACCGGCCTAGCCACCTTTGCCCCCGATGGTTCCGAACAAGATGTCCTGGCGGAATATTTAGCTGCTAACTTCAACAGCCCAGAAACCGCATTTAATCAGGCAGATACTTCCCCGGAATTTGATACCCGCATTCAAAATCTGGCTTTCCGCATTGATAGCGTGATTGATCCCATTGACCCGATCGCCAATGAAATTGGCGTAGTGGCCGAAAACGGCTTCTTCTTTGTTCTATTTCCCAATGGTGATGAAGTACAGCTTAAATTTAACAATCAACCCTTTGCCAGTAACACTTTTGGCAATTGGCAGATTTTGGAGGCAGAAACGGTAAACGGAATCAATCAGGTCCTTTGGCAAAATTCCGATCTTGGTCAAATTGGCGTTTGGAATGCTGACTCCAACTGGAACTGGATTTCCTCGGAAACTTGGCCCACCAATTCCTTCAATACCCTGCAAGCAGAGGTCACCTTCCAGATTGACATCAACAACGATGACCTCCTTGGCGATCGCCTGATGAATGTGGAAACCCAGGGCAATGTTAGTTTGCTAGAAGGAATCTTCGGCAATTACTACGTCGAAACCGGCGATGACTTAACAACCCCCATCAAATACCTAGGGGAAGCCTTTGACAACAACTTGGGCAATTGGCAAGCTCTGGCGGCGGAAACCGTACAAGGGATTAACCAGGTTCTGTGGCAAAATCTTGACACCAACCAAATCGGTGTTTGGAACACTAGCTCTAACTGGAACTGGATTTCCTCCAATGTATTTGATGCTGGTTCTCCCGAGGCGATCGCCCAAGCTGGTATTTTCGGCGTCAACATCGGTGGAACAATGGTTGCCTAA